In one Nitrososphaera viennensis EN76 genomic region, the following are encoded:
- the ureG gene encoding urease accessory protein UreG yields the protein MSSATVKRIPRVGIGGPVGSGKTMLIEMVVPILASKGYKAGIISNDVISREDADRMRKNLATRQHLIPEELVIGLATGGCPHTAVREDPSMNISVVEEMESKHGYLDLILIESGGDNITTTFSPALADYFIYIIDVSGGDKYPRKRGLGIETCDLLVINKIDLAPHVGADLAIMERDAKAIRGGKPYVFVNCRSGQGVQQVADHIIRDVLFESPPKAAV from the coding sequence ATGAGCAGCGCAACAGTCAAAAGGATTCCACGGGTGGGGATCGGAGGCCCCGTCGGATCGGGAAAAACTATGCTGATAGAGATGGTGGTGCCGATTCTAGCCTCCAAGGGGTACAAGGCTGGCATTATCTCAAACGACGTGATTTCACGCGAAGACGCGGACAGGATGAGAAAGAACCTTGCCACCCGGCAGCACTTGATTCCTGAAGAGCTGGTGATAGGGCTGGCGACAGGCGGATGCCCTCACACCGCAGTCAGGGAAGACCCGTCGATGAACATTTCAGTCGTAGAGGAAATGGAGTCCAAGCACGGCTACCTGGATCTCATACTCATCGAAAGCGGAGGCGACAACATCACCACCACCTTCAGCCCCGCCCTTGCAGACTATTTCATCTACATAATAGACGTGTCCGGCGGCGACAAGTACCCGCGAAAGCGGGGGCTTGGAATAGAGACCTGCGACCTATTGGTCATAAACAAGATCGACTTGGCTCCCCATGTCGGCGCCGACCTTGCCATAATGGAAAGAGACGCAAAGGCAATCCGGGGCGGCAAACCATACGTGTTTGTCAACTGCAGGTCCGGCCAGGGCGTCCAGCAGGTTGCAGATCACATCATCAGGGACGTCCTGTTTGAATCGCCACCAAAGGCCGCTGTTTGA
- a CDS encoding urease accessory protein UreF: protein MSTSDSSDIADLSMMQLADSFFPTGMYTTSNGLEALFYSGRKMKPAELRELIRIYIEHQMGPADCAALGNAYEYASKSDVKNVIRVDKILHSMKLVQEIRNASARSGTQMLRCTNFFVTKDKVLNEYAAAIKSGQAFGPYPVALAVACNALSIPKRKAGLAMLYSFSVGMVGAALRLGMFQHLEGQKMIDELKPVIARTVDENINRPVEGMWQFAPQVDIVQMSHENMTSKMFIT, encoded by the coding sequence ATGAGCACTAGCGATAGCAGCGACATCGCAGACCTGAGCATGATGCAGCTTGCCGACTCGTTCTTTCCGACCGGGATGTACACGACCTCAAACGGGCTTGAAGCGCTCTTTTACAGCGGAAGGAAGATGAAGCCTGCAGAGCTTCGCGAGCTCATAAGGATATACATCGAGCACCAGATGGGGCCTGCAGACTGCGCGGCGCTGGGCAACGCCTACGAGTACGCGTCAAAGTCCGACGTCAAGAATGTTATCCGGGTGGACAAGATCCTGCATTCAATGAAGCTGGTCCAGGAGATAAGAAACGCCTCTGCAAGGTCCGGGACCCAGATGCTAAGGTGCACGAACTTTTTTGTGACCAAAGATAAGGTGCTCAACGAATATGCCGCGGCGATAAAGAGCGGTCAGGCTTTTGGCCCCTATCCAGTCGCGCTGGCAGTTGCGTGCAACGCGCTGTCCATCCCAAAGAGGAAGGCAGGCCTTGCCATGCTGTACTCGTTTTCGGTAGGGATGGTGGGAGCGGCCCTGCGGCTTGGCATGTTCCAGCACCTTGAAGGCCAGAAGATGATCGACGAGCTCAAGCCTGTGATAGCCAGGACCGTCGATGAAAACATAAACAGGCCGGTTGAAGGCATGTGGCAGTTTGCCCCGCAGGTCGACATAGTGCAGATGTCGCACGAAAATATGACTTCTAAAATGTTTATTACTTGA
- a CDS encoding urease accessory protein UreE, translated as MTTAMITATSILGNIYRDASLKEKYRQIPGETVRISRLESQRVRMRKSSDKGTDIAIVLPPGSKLRHGDVVLLTADRMVVVELEPENVAVVEVKDNLHKDDLIEVPVRIGHTIGNLHRPIKLEGSRIYFPIQADSELEMFRKLFGHMNEHLEIRGARMVFEPEEGMDVHEH; from the coding sequence ATGACGACTGCGATGATAACTGCAACCTCGATACTTGGCAACATTTACCGCGACGCCTCGCTGAAGGAAAAATACCGCCAGATCCCGGGCGAGACGGTGAGGATAAGCCGCCTAGAATCCCAGAGGGTAAGGATGCGCAAATCTTCCGACAAGGGGACGGACATTGCAATCGTCCTCCCGCCGGGGAGCAAGCTCAGGCACGGCGATGTCGTGCTCTTGACGGCCGACAGGATGGTGGTAGTCGAGCTAGAGCCGGAAAATGTCGCGGTGGTGGAGGTCAAGGATAACCTGCATAAAGACGACCTGATAGAGGTGCCAGTGAGGATAGGCCACACAATCGGGAACCTGCACAGGCCGATCAAGCTGGAAGGCAGCAGGATCTATTTCCCCATCCAGGCCGACAGCGAGCTTGAGATGTTCCGCAAGCTTTTCGGGCATATGAACGAGCACCTGGAAATAAGGGGCGCCAGGATGGTGTTTGAGCCGGAGGAGGGGATGGACGTACATGAGCACTAG
- a CDS encoding TCP-1/cpn60 chaperonin family protein — MSAPNYGVWRPIAEHVEYNALESNSSAVMAVADCVRTTLGPKGLDKLLIDQAMNRHVSNDGVTILLSLKAIHPVARMIVEIAERQEQLVGDGTTTAVVMSAEMIKEGKRLIKELGVHPTKVVEGIESGVRHACQLLEEDAKSISINDRELEHVVTTSLSSKLDGARLAKMVITALRTVGENAKYNGEYDFGKAIMVLRKTSMDDQVVNGIVLERKRLDPEVPQEVRGARILITKMDLKPVKESWIKENKNYQEILLMENDRMAKSREMVDAMLKTGANAILIASPEVDQAVEDMLVARGVFAARVATEEIDHLTRYTGAKPARVADDLKKHDILGRAERIYEDEDNGIVYIEGGAGKNMVTIVVSGTTKETSLERWRAAIDGVNAAEAALNTGVVPGGGAAELHIMDKVKNARLKGLEQVGLEVVAAALESIMRQILTNAGFNGLERVMTAKTSPPGYGIDINSGEPVDMWNIGVIDPLMVKTMALKAAGEIAKSVLRIDRNLAAEDLSPQAMTETKR; from the coding sequence ATGTCCGCACCTAATTATGGAGTCTGGCGTCCAATAGCAGAGCACGTGGAGTACAACGCTCTGGAATCAAATTCAAGCGCGGTCATGGCGGTGGCCGACTGCGTGAGGACGACTCTGGGCCCAAAGGGCCTGGACAAGCTGCTTATAGACCAGGCCATGAACAGGCACGTTTCAAACGACGGCGTCACCATCCTGCTCTCGCTCAAGGCCATCCACCCCGTTGCAAGAATGATAGTGGAGATAGCAGAGAGGCAGGAGCAGCTGGTCGGGGACGGGACGACCACGGCAGTGGTAATGTCTGCAGAGATGATAAAGGAAGGCAAGCGGCTCATAAAGGAGCTTGGGGTCCACCCGACCAAGGTGGTCGAGGGCATCGAAAGCGGCGTCAGGCATGCCTGCCAGCTTCTTGAGGAGGATGCCAAGTCCATATCCATCAACGATCGCGAGCTGGAGCACGTGGTGACGACCTCGCTCTCCTCGAAACTGGACGGCGCCCGGCTCGCCAAGATGGTCATCACCGCCCTCCGGACAGTGGGCGAAAACGCCAAGTACAACGGCGAGTACGACTTTGGCAAGGCCATCATGGTGCTTCGCAAGACCAGCATGGACGACCAGGTGGTCAACGGAATAGTGCTTGAACGAAAGAGGCTCGACCCGGAGGTCCCGCAGGAAGTGAGGGGCGCAAGGATTCTGATCACAAAGATGGACCTAAAGCCCGTCAAGGAGTCGTGGATCAAGGAGAACAAGAACTACCAAGAGATCCTGCTCATGGAAAACGACAGGATGGCCAAGTCCCGGGAAATGGTCGACGCAATGCTCAAGACCGGCGCCAACGCGATCCTGATCGCGTCGCCGGAGGTGGACCAGGCCGTCGAGGACATGCTTGTGGCAAGGGGCGTCTTTGCAGCAAGGGTAGCCACGGAGGAGATCGACCACCTGACAAGGTACACCGGCGCCAAGCCCGCAAGGGTGGCCGACGACCTGAAAAAGCACGACATCCTGGGCAGGGCCGAGCGGATCTACGAAGACGAGGACAACGGCATCGTATACATCGAAGGCGGCGCCGGCAAAAACATGGTGACCATAGTGGTCTCGGGAACGACCAAAGAGACGTCGCTTGAGAGATGGCGGGCGGCAATTGACGGCGTAAACGCGGCCGAGGCGGCCCTTAACACGGGCGTGGTCCCGGGAGGAGGCGCTGCGGAGCTGCACATAATGGACAAGGTCAAGAACGCGAGGCTCAAGGGGCTTGAGCAGGTGGGCCTCGAAGTGGTAGCCGCCGCGCTGGAAAGCATAATGCGGCAGATACTGACCAACGCAGGATTTAACGGGCTTGAAAGGGTCATGACCGCCAAGACCTCTCCACCCGGCTACGGCATCGACATCAACTCTGGCGAGCCGGTGGACATGTGGAACATCGGGGTCATAGATCCGCTCATGGTCAAGACCATGGCGTTAAAGGCCGCCGGCGAGATAGCCAAGTCGGTCCTGCGCATAGACAGGAACCTTGCGGCCGAGGACCTGAGCCCGCAGGCAATGACGGAAACAAAGAGGTGA
- the ureC gene encoding urease subunit alpha codes for MVLKLTRKQYTDLFGPTTGDKVRLGDTDLMIQIEKDLITPGDECVFGGGKTLRDGLAQTPGVTNKNGALDFVITNAVILDPVLGIVKADIGIKDGKIAGVGKAGNPLTMDGVNPNMVVSACTEATAGEHTICTPGHFDTHIHMIAPQQYIDGISNGICNMIGGGTGPADGTNATTCTPGVYNISRMMEAVEDTPMNWGFLGKGNDSHPTLATQLEQIDAGVCGLKDHEDWGTTAAVLDASLRAADLTDTQVAIHTDSINECAYVEDTINAIDGRVVHTYHTEGAGGGHAPDIMKIAGEMFALPSSTNPTRPYTKNTVDEHLDMLMFCHHLNPAVAEDVAFAESRIRAETIAAEDVLHDEGVLSMYSSDSQAMGRIGEVVIRAWQTADKMKKMKGKLEQDASDNDNFRAKRYIAKTTINPAITHGVSEYLGSLEVGKYADIVMYPMSFFPAKPKMVLKGGFIAWSIMGDPNASLPTPEPVYYRPMFGAMGKAVHKTSYTFTSKRAMELGVPQKLGLEKICLPVKNCRNISKKNMMWNDATPKITIDPETYEVKLDGKIATVGPAEELSLAQRYFMA; via the coding sequence ATGGTCCTGAAATTAACCCGCAAACAATACACCGACCTGTTCGGGCCGACCACCGGCGACAAGGTGAGGCTTGGAGACACGGACCTCATGATACAGATAGAAAAAGATCTTATCACGCCTGGAGACGAGTGTGTCTTTGGCGGAGGCAAGACGCTCAGAGACGGCCTTGCCCAGACGCCCGGTGTCACGAACAAGAATGGCGCCTTGGACTTTGTCATAACAAACGCGGTCATCCTGGATCCCGTGCTTGGGATAGTCAAGGCTGATATTGGCATCAAGGACGGCAAGATAGCAGGGGTTGGAAAGGCCGGCAACCCGCTCACAATGGACGGGGTTAACCCGAACATGGTGGTGTCGGCCTGCACGGAAGCGACCGCCGGCGAGCATACGATATGCACGCCCGGCCACTTTGACACGCACATACACATGATCGCCCCGCAGCAGTACATAGACGGCATCAGCAACGGCATCTGCAACATGATAGGCGGAGGAACCGGGCCTGCGGACGGCACAAACGCGACAACGTGCACGCCCGGCGTGTACAACATAAGCAGGATGATGGAAGCAGTCGAGGACACTCCAATGAACTGGGGCTTTTTGGGCAAAGGAAACGACTCGCATCCGACGCTGGCGACCCAGCTTGAGCAGATTGACGCGGGCGTCTGCGGCCTGAAGGATCACGAGGACTGGGGCACCACCGCGGCCGTTCTGGACGCCTCGCTCAGGGCGGCGGACCTTACGGACACGCAGGTCGCAATCCACACCGACTCTATAAACGAGTGCGCGTACGTCGAGGATACCATCAACGCTATAGACGGCAGGGTGGTCCACACGTACCACACGGAAGGGGCCGGCGGGGGACACGCGCCGGACATCATGAAGATCGCCGGAGAGATGTTTGCGCTGCCGTCGTCGACCAACCCGACAAGACCCTACACCAAGAACACCGTGGACGAGCACCTGGACATGCTGATGTTCTGTCACCACCTGAACCCTGCAGTCGCTGAAGACGTGGCGTTTGCCGAGTCCAGGATCAGGGCGGAAACCATCGCAGCAGAGGACGTCCTGCACGACGAGGGTGTGCTTTCCATGTACTCGTCAGACAGCCAGGCGATGGGGAGGATAGGCGAGGTGGTCATCCGCGCGTGGCAGACTGCAGACAAGATGAAGAAGATGAAGGGCAAGCTAGAGCAGGATGCAAGCGACAACGACAATTTCCGGGCAAAGAGGTACATCGCCAAGACCACGATAAACCCCGCCATAACGCACGGCGTCTCGGAGTACCTTGGATCGCTTGAAGTGGGCAAGTACGCGGACATTGTGATGTATCCAATGTCGTTCTTCCCCGCCAAGCCCAAGATGGTTCTGAAAGGAGGCTTTATTGCATGGTCGATAATGGGCGACCCCAACGCGTCGCTCCCGACCCCTGAGCCGGTCTACTACAGACCGATGTTTGGCGCCATGGGCAAGGCAGTCCACAAGACGAGCTACACCTTCACGTCCAAGAGGGCGATGGAGCTGGGCGTCCCGCAAAAGCTGGGCCTGGAAAAAATCTGCCTGCCTGTCAAAAACTGCAGGAACATCAGCAAGAAGAACATGATGTGGAACGACGCGACACCCAAGATAACCATCGACCCAGAGACGTACGAGGTCAAGCTGGACGGCAAGATCGCAACCGTGGGGCCTGCGGAGGAGCTGTCGCTGGCGCAGAGGTACTTCATGGCCTAG
- a CDS encoding urease subunit beta: MMPGEYVLASEPVMCNTNRKTVKITVKNKGDRPCQIGSHTHFFEVNRALDFPREKAFGYRLNIPAGTSIRFEPGDSKEVELCEIGGARVCFGFNGLTMGSLNSSMVMRAAVEKAQKQGFNGA, from the coding sequence ATGATGCCCGGTGAATACGTTCTGGCCTCTGAACCGGTGATGTGCAACACAAACAGAAAGACGGTAAAGATCACCGTGAAGAACAAGGGGGACAGGCCTTGCCAGATAGGTTCGCATACGCATTTCTTTGAAGTAAACAGGGCACTTGACTTTCCGCGGGAAAAGGCGTTCGGCTACAGGCTCAACATACCGGCCGGCACTTCGATAAGGTTCGAGCCGGGGGACAGCAAAGAGGTGGAGCTGTGTGAAATAGGAGGCGCCAGGGTCTGCTTCGGGTTCAACGGCCTGACCATGGGCAGCCTGAACTCGAGCATGGTCATGCGCGCAGCCGTCGAAAAAGCCCAGAAGCAGGGCTTTAACGGAGCTTAG
- a CDS encoding urease subunit gamma: MMLAPREMEKMWIWTAAQIAEGRKKRGIKLNYPETVAYIANYVVEGAREGKTVAQLMQSARTILKKNDVMSGVPDMIHTVQVEATFPDGTKLVTVHDPVQ, from the coding sequence ATGATGCTTGCACCAAGAGAGATGGAAAAGATGTGGATCTGGACGGCTGCCCAGATCGCTGAAGGGAGGAAAAAGCGAGGTATAAAACTGAATTACCCAGAGACGGTGGCTTATATAGCCAACTATGTCGTGGAGGGCGCAAGAGAAGGAAAAACCGTCGCACAGCTGATGCAGTCTGCCAGAACCATCCTGAAGAAAAACGACGTTATGTCCGGAGTGCCGGACATGATTCACACGGTCCAAGTGGAAGCGACTTTTCCAGACGGCACAAAGCTGGTCACCGTGCATGATCCAGTACAATAG
- a CDS encoding urea transporter: MAIPTYSTGNPAMDFFFILFNGIAEVPLFSSPITGILILAGVFLASRKAGGMMVLSGLIGAGIAIMAGASYDLVTFGLFGYNSILTGMAFWSGPFVKANKATFFISVFGAAITAFTWMAFAHLMGDMFVLNGIANSWAIPGFTSSFIFTTWAMMYASKRFGHDIWPAPAPPPKEELIKESGNPNTSNSFKWTAKEFMIATLKGVSQVTFVENWKTGVFWVVGLTLAFELAPFISGVQDRPWWTNGYTSQWDEFSPLYLAGLMALLGSGIGAAMAILTKLPTAETRMGLHGFNQVLVMIALTSFVPLTPQSFMMAVFATVGCSFLMPGLQRFFGQWGLPALTGPFVFTAWVFLLATSGFLNIPAGIGWSRP, from the coding sequence ATGGCTATCCCAACATACTCTACTGGAAATCCCGCGATGGATTTCTTCTTCATACTCTTCAACGGGATCGCGGAAGTGCCGCTTTTCAGCTCTCCGATAACCGGCATACTGATTCTGGCAGGTGTGTTTCTGGCATCGCGCAAGGCAGGCGGAATGATGGTGCTGTCAGGCCTTATCGGAGCAGGAATAGCGATAATGGCCGGCGCGTCGTACGACCTTGTGACATTCGGCCTGTTCGGCTACAACTCTATACTCACGGGCATGGCGTTCTGGTCTGGGCCGTTTGTCAAGGCCAACAAGGCCACCTTCTTTATCTCCGTCTTTGGCGCTGCCATCACCGCATTTACGTGGATGGCATTTGCGCACCTGATGGGAGACATGTTCGTACTGAACGGCATCGCCAATTCCTGGGCGATACCGGGCTTTACGTCGTCGTTCATCTTTACCACGTGGGCCATGATGTATGCGTCCAAGAGGTTTGGCCACGACATATGGCCGGCTCCGGCCCCGCCGCCCAAAGAGGAGCTGATAAAAGAAAGCGGCAACCCTAACACAAGCAACAGCTTCAAGTGGACAGCAAAGGAGTTCATGATAGCGACCCTGAAGGGCGTATCGCAGGTCACCTTTGTCGAAAACTGGAAGACGGGCGTGTTCTGGGTCGTCGGTCTGACGCTTGCGTTCGAGCTTGCCCCGTTCATCAGCGGTGTGCAGGACAGGCCGTGGTGGACCAACGGTTACACGTCGCAGTGGGACGAGTTTTCGCCGCTGTACCTGGCCGGGCTGATGGCCCTCCTTGGCTCGGGCATTGGCGCGGCAATGGCCATACTGACAAAGCTGCCCACCGCAGAGACAAGGATGGGGTTGCACGGATTCAATCAGGTGCTGGTGATGATAGCGCTGACAAGCTTTGTTCCCCTGACGCCGCAGTCTTTTATGATGGCCGTGTTTGCAACGGTAGGCTGCTCCTTCCTGATGCCGGGCCTTCAAAGGTTCTTCGGCCAGTGGGGCCTGCCGGCGCTTACGGGCCCGTTCGTCTTTACTGCGTGGGTATTCCTCCTTGCGACTTCGGGGTTCCTGAACATTCCCGCCGGGATAGGGTGGTCAAGGCCATGA
- a CDS encoding sodium:solute symporter family transporter — MEVVLSEGLGYFILLGVGLVMALAVILLVRVETKWLGTKKTFEWFSTAGRSVKVGLIASSVVSAWTWAATLLQSSTVAYQFGVSGPFWYAAGASIQVVLFAILATELKRKAPSSHTFPEIIYARFGKGSHKVFLFFALMTNTVVTAMLVLGGAAALSSLTGINISLAAFLIPIGVIIYTFSGGLKATFLAEYMNTVFLFIVVLVFVTAVYFIDPKIGGISGMFEKLSTAAALRPVEGNATGSYLTLASTGALIFGVINIAGNFGTVFVDQAYWQRAIAAGPRSAFKGFLAGGLAWFAIPFTLATTLGLAAVAVNVQLTPEEISMGLVAPTAASHVLGELGAILMLTILFTAVTAAGSAELVAVSSLVTYDVYRTYLKPSASGRELMRISRYSIVAFGIGMGVLALVLLQIGVSLQYVYLAMGVLIGSAVVPVTLVLWKKTNRVAATAGALAGLVCGVSVWVGTAYVLYGEISVHSTGHDIPLLAGNLSSIFVGAAVALIGSTIRPSNFDLSLMKQKILVVDGKIKGLFESENEEYLKKSLKVGYKAAIALTLVLVVAWPMPLYLSGYVFTETTYTIWVGIAVAWAGSAAAVIIFLPLIEARVGITKVLHIMGQKTNAIATQDMEGPPKPAATSDELYYAKRILVPIDGSGQSLRALNYATNIYGINEAKIYLLYVIEWPEEESDESVDEELTSRMEKEGRILLNSVIVPRRAGEYVRIVKMGDPASKIVEVAEKIGASMIVMGINGINNRAAEMGSVTRKVLKTSSTPVVLMK; from the coding sequence ATGGAAGTAGTCCTCTCCGAAGGTCTGGGATACTTTATCCTCCTTGGAGTGGGACTGGTCATGGCGCTTGCAGTTATCCTGCTGGTAAGGGTGGAGACCAAATGGCTTGGCACCAAGAAGACCTTTGAATGGTTCTCAACTGCTGGAAGGTCCGTAAAGGTCGGGCTGATAGCGTCGTCGGTGGTGTCGGCATGGACATGGGCGGCAACTCTCCTCCAGTCCTCCACAGTTGCCTACCAGTTTGGAGTCAGCGGGCCGTTCTGGTACGCGGCAGGGGCCAGCATACAGGTGGTCCTGTTTGCAATTCTTGCCACAGAGCTCAAGCGCAAGGCCCCCTCGTCCCACACCTTTCCGGAGATAATCTACGCTCGGTTTGGCAAGGGCTCCCACAAGGTGTTCCTCTTCTTTGCGCTAATGACCAACACAGTTGTCACCGCGATGCTTGTCCTAGGAGGGGCCGCAGCTCTAAGCTCGCTGACCGGGATAAACATCTCGCTTGCCGCCTTTCTCATCCCTATAGGCGTGATAATCTACACGTTCTCTGGAGGGCTCAAGGCGACCTTTCTTGCAGAGTACATGAACACGGTTTTCCTCTTTATCGTCGTGCTGGTCTTTGTCACGGCAGTGTACTTTATCGATCCCAAGATAGGCGGGATTTCTGGCATGTTTGAAAAGCTGAGCACCGCCGCGGCGCTTCGCCCGGTTGAAGGCAACGCGACAGGTTCGTACCTGACGCTGGCGTCTACTGGCGCACTGATATTTGGCGTGATAAACATAGCAGGAAACTTCGGGACCGTTTTTGTGGATCAGGCATACTGGCAGCGCGCAATAGCTGCAGGGCCGCGCTCTGCATTCAAGGGCTTCCTTGCAGGCGGCCTCGCATGGTTTGCCATACCGTTTACCCTTGCCACGACGCTTGGGCTTGCCGCAGTCGCGGTCAACGTGCAGCTCACTCCAGAAGAGATCAGTATGGGGCTGGTGGCTCCCACGGCTGCCTCGCACGTCCTTGGAGAACTTGGAGCCATACTCATGCTCACCATACTGTTCACGGCCGTCACTGCGGCCGGCTCTGCAGAGCTTGTCGCGGTCTCGTCGCTCGTCACGTACGACGTTTACAGGACCTACCTAAAGCCGTCGGCAAGCGGCAGGGAGCTGATGCGCATTTCGCGCTATTCGATAGTGGCCTTTGGCATCGGCATGGGGGTGCTGGCGCTGGTGCTTCTCCAGATCGGAGTCAGCCTCCAGTACGTCTACCTTGCGATGGGAGTCCTGATAGGTTCCGCTGTGGTCCCAGTCACGCTTGTCCTGTGGAAAAAGACAAACAGGGTTGCTGCCACGGCCGGCGCCTTGGCCGGCCTTGTCTGCGGCGTGAGCGTGTGGGTGGGAACCGCGTACGTGCTCTATGGCGAAATATCGGTCCACTCTACCGGACATGACATACCTCTGCTTGCAGGCAACCTTTCGTCCATATTTGTCGGGGCGGCCGTCGCCCTGATAGGGAGTACCATCAGGCCAAGCAACTTTGACCTGAGCCTCATGAAGCAAAAGATACTGGTTGTCGACGGAAAGATCAAGGGGTTGTTTGAAAGCGAAAACGAGGAATACCTGAAGAAATCTCTCAAGGTTGGCTACAAAGCCGCCATTGCCCTCACGCTCGTTCTGGTCGTGGCCTGGCCGATGCCGCTTTACCTTTCCGGCTATGTCTTTACCGAAACAACCTACACTATATGGGTTGGAATTGCAGTGGCGTGGGCAGGATCTGCAGCAGCAGTTATCATATTCCTGCCTTTGATCGAGGCCCGAGTCGGGATCACCAAGGTCCTGCACATCATGGGCCAAAAGACAAACGCAATTGCCACGCAGGACATGGAAGGACCTCCAAAGCCGGCTGCCACTTCTGACGAGCTGTACTATGCCAAAAGGATCCTCGTACCGATAGATGGGTCGGGGCAGTCGCTGCGCGCGCTCAACTATGCAACAAACATCTACGGCATAAACGAGGCAAAGATATACCTGCTCTACGTTATCGAATGGCCGGAAGAAGAAAGCGACGAGTCAGTCGATGAGGAACTGACCTCCAGGATGGAAAAGGAGGGGAGGATCCTGCTCAACAGCGTAATAGTCCCGCGCAGGGCAGGAGAATATGTGAGGATTGTAAAGATGGGAGACCCTGCCTCCAAGATCGTTGAAGTTGCAGAAAAAATCGGGGCAAGCATGATCGTGATGGGGATTAACGGAATCAACAACAGAGCAGCAGAGATGGGGAGCGTGACCCGAAAGGTGCTAAAGACTTCGTCAACGCCTGTGGTGCTGATGAAGTGA
- a CDS encoding Lrp/AsnC family transcriptional regulator encodes MPDDIDELLLSALSRNAKQDPLEIWDFLKGHGHDVPIEEIESRITKLENDGVITGYTISVDTRKLRRRVIRVVLATFKTSQHLPKRLEGLKKYVADAPFVLFSGRTRGGYDWICVQAFPSEEMADEESDIYRNLFGDIIQSYQVYDFMPVKDPSFHSLAYTSKEYKRFLDEWIPPFLPR; translated from the coding sequence ATGCCCGACGACATTGACGAGCTGCTCCTCTCGGCGCTGAGCAGGAATGCAAAGCAAGACCCTCTGGAGATCTGGGACTTTTTAAAAGGGCATGGCCACGACGTCCCGATAGAGGAGATCGAGTCGAGAATAACCAAGCTCGAAAATGACGGCGTCATAACCGGCTACACTATATCAGTGGACACTAGAAAGCTGAGGCGCAGGGTCATCAGGGTCGTGCTGGCAACATTCAAGACCTCGCAGCACCTTCCAAAAAGGCTGGAAGGGTTGAAAAAGTACGTAGCCGACGCGCCCTTTGTGCTGTTCTCGGGCCGCACAAGGGGAGGGTATGACTGGATATGCGTCCAGGCGTTTCCATCCGAGGAGATGGCCGACGAGGAGAGCGATATCTACAGGAACCTTTTTGGCGACATCATACAATCCTACCAGGTGTACGACTTTATGCCCGTGAAGGACCCTTCCTTCCACTCGCTTGCATACACCAGCAAGGAATACAAAAGATTCCTTGACGAATGGATACCGCCATTTCTACCCAGATAG
- a CDS encoding ParB/RepB/Spo0J family partition protein, whose product MEFIDSSVVEQIEMKMIRPSQFAIRDTFQKDDPDFETLVNSIREHGLLQPILIRPLTVGFEIVAGHRRFHACKNLRWRFIPAKIRELTDKQSYEIQLTENVQRKSMDPLEEAEAFRRYIVDFGWGGVTELAKKIGKSEEYVSHHMQLLRLPDEIKEKIANRSINVSQAIEIAQISHEKQSMIVEHIMNNDLTVRQIRELKNALNQESHDDLVVAAKSRAPVIARKTYLTLKIALNRIDNLINEVHSTVEPDQRAEIINFLMGVRLKVHSLIDDSIRFKNSSAKQHRS is encoded by the coding sequence ATGGAATTTATCGATTCGAGTGTTGTCGAGCAAATTGAGATGAAGATGATCCGGCCGTCCCAGTTTGCAATCCGTGACACATTTCAGAAAGACGATCCAGATTTCGAGACGCTGGTTAACAGTATCCGCGAGCACGGCCTGCTGCAGCCGATACTCATCAGGCCGCTCACTGTCGGCTTTGAAATAGTGGCGGGCCACAGGAGGTTCCATGCCTGCAAGAACCTGCGATGGCGATTCATTCCAGCAAAAATAAGAGAGCTAACAGACAAGCAATCATACGAAATCCAGCTCACTGAAAATGTCCAGAGAAAATCGATGGATCCTCTGGAAGAGGCAGAAGCGTTCCGGAGATACATAGTGGATTTTGGGTGGGGAGGTGTGACAGAGCTTGCAAAAAAGATAGGCAAAAGCGAGGAATACGTCTCGCACCACATGCAGCTGCTGAGGCTCCCTGACGAGATCAAGGAAAAGATAGCGAACAGATCCATCAATGTCAGCCAGGCGATCGAGATAGCCCAGATCTCGCATGAAAAGCAGTCCATGATAGTGGAGCACATCATGAACAACGACCTGACGGTAAGGCAGATCCGTGAACTGAAGAACGCTCTGAATCAGGAAAGTCACGATGATCTTGTCGTCGCGGCAAAGTCGAGGGCGCCAGTCATAGCACGCAAGACGTACCTGACCCTAAAGATCGCGCTGAACAGGATAGACAACCTCATAAACGAAGTCCACAGCACCGTCGAGCCGGACCAGCGAGCCGAAATTATCAACTTTTTGATGGGGGTCCGGCTGAAAGTTCATTCGCTGATAGATGACAGCATACGCTTCAAGAACAGCAGCGCAAAACAGCACAGAAGCTAG